Proteins encoded within one genomic window of Pedobacter africanus:
- a CDS encoding RagB/SusD family nutrient uptake outer membrane protein yields the protein MKNQFIKSVFCTCGLGILMILSISSCKVDEYNPNALSEEEVIRDFNGFRSFQSNIYTGLWGSLIGMPYGFLAETGTDLWTSPTNSVSNRQVMRYEEFTNNFNLVTNTWDFAWGSIKDCNKTIQIAPLIKDGNAADIKTLVAEAKAMRAYYYSVLVVQFGNIPLITTDDPVKNLNPTRSTVAEIYTQIVADLTAAAQDLPVVPYQNNLQRVTKKGALGLLARVYAQGGGEGLMEGTKSYWLRAKEVAEDLITNKGGYGATLYTDFAQVFAYANNRNNAEALFTAYGLNPYSPSYDAFTGNSKPNWYLHFYPSLDNAFGAGTDLLKRGAGSNTSNAYYGRLNQSFIAPTKYLINCFNATYDKRWENSFQTAFTNYSGVQAKTTNPSPPGPANVSYTDATVTLTAAMCTKYGINSAFIGQKIYPYVDVDAKNASANATWQYPPKVWPKGVTTGAIAALQTVANANVHPYPLDVDEDRFFVFLSKDPLSPAEKALRKYAVVNINDLFDPSDATGSKYKDPTGNGLTPISMANLFPALSKFNHNFDGGWLGGNFQQKLGNIMVMRMAEVYLLAAEATIKSGGSGAIAAGYLNELRKRACRNPADFNVATGMQLTNATMNDVFDEYARELCGEFTRWALLKRHKAFETRLAQYNGRAAASFISAKHYNRPIPFSFLNTINNGNEFGNNGY from the coding sequence ATGAAAAATCAATTTATAAAGAGCGTATTTTGTACATGCGGATTAGGCATACTGATGATATTGAGCATATCATCCTGCAAGGTAGACGAATATAATCCTAATGCGTTGTCTGAAGAGGAAGTAATTAGAGATTTTAACGGTTTCCGGTCATTTCAATCTAACATTTACACCGGGCTCTGGGGCTCATTAATCGGCATGCCATACGGATTCTTAGCTGAAACAGGAACGGATTTATGGACATCACCAACCAATAGTGTGAGTAACAGACAGGTGATGCGGTATGAGGAGTTTACCAATAATTTTAACCTGGTTACCAATACCTGGGATTTTGCCTGGGGTTCCATCAAAGACTGCAATAAGACCATTCAAATTGCTCCCCTGATTAAAGATGGCAATGCGGCTGATATTAAAACCTTGGTTGCAGAAGCAAAGGCAATGCGGGCTTACTACTATTCTGTACTTGTGGTACAGTTTGGCAATATCCCGCTGATCACAACTGATGACCCGGTGAAAAATTTAAATCCTACCAGAAGTACCGTTGCCGAAATTTACACCCAGATCGTTGCAGATCTGACTGCAGCAGCACAAGATCTTCCTGTAGTACCTTATCAGAACAATCTTCAGCGTGTGACCAAAAAAGGAGCGCTTGGTCTGCTGGCCCGGGTATACGCACAAGGTGGGGGCGAAGGATTGATGGAGGGAACAAAAAGTTACTGGCTGAGGGCAAAAGAAGTGGCTGAAGATCTGATTACAAATAAAGGAGGATATGGTGCCACGTTATATACTGATTTTGCCCAGGTATTTGCTTATGCCAACAATAGAAATAATGCGGAAGCCTTGTTTACCGCTTATGGCCTGAATCCCTATAGTCCGTCGTACGATGCTTTTACAGGCAATTCAAAACCCAATTGGTACCTGCATTTTTATCCCTCACTTGATAACGCATTTGGCGCAGGCACAGACCTTTTAAAAAGGGGTGCTGGCTCCAATACTTCAAATGCCTATTACGGACGCCTGAACCAATCATTTATTGCGCCTACAAAATACCTGATCAATTGTTTTAATGCGACATATGACAAGCGATGGGAGAATTCCTTTCAGACAGCATTTACAAACTATTCGGGCGTGCAGGCAAAAACTACCAATCCAAGCCCGCCCGGTCCTGCAAATGTAAGCTATACCGATGCTACAGTTACGCTAACCGCTGCAATGTGTACCAAATATGGTATCAATAGCGCATTTATCGGCCAGAAGATCTATCCTTACGTGGATGTAGACGCTAAGAATGCTTCCGCGAATGCAACCTGGCAGTATCCGCCAAAAGTATGGCCAAAGGGAGTGACTACCGGCGCCATTGCTGCTTTACAGACCGTTGCAAATGCGAATGTCCACCCATATCCACTGGATGTTGACGAAGACAGGTTTTTCGTTTTTTTAAGTAAAGATCCGCTAAGTCCTGCAGAAAAGGCACTCCGCAAATATGCAGTAGTCAATATCAACGACCTTTTTGATCCTTCCGATGCGACCGGGTCTAAATACAAAGACCCTACAGGTAATGGATTAACTCCTATAAGTATGGCCAACCTTTTCCCGGCTTTAAGTAAGTTTAACCACAATTTTGATGGTGGCTGGCTGGGTGGTAATTTCCAGCAAAAACTGGGTAATATTATGGTGATGCGTATGGCAGAAGTTTATTTGCTTGCAGCAGAAGCTACCATTAAATCTGGTGGAAGTGGCGCTATAGCTGCAGGATATTTAAATGAACTCCGCAAACGCGCATGCCGTAATCCTGCAGATTTTAACGTAGCCACCGGCATGCAGCTAACCAATGCAACAATGAACGATGTTTTTGATGAGTACGCACGTGAATTGTGCGGTGAATTTACCCGTTGGGCACTTTTAAAACGTCATAAAGCATTCGAAACACGCCTGGCGCAATATAACGGCAGGGCTGCCGCCAGCTTTATCTCTGCGAAACACTACAACAGGCCTATTCCTTTTTCTTTCCTGAATACCATCAATAATGGAAACGAATTTGGCAACAATGGTTACTAG
- a CDS encoding S8 family serine peptidase, with protein sequence MNHQNENPKRPAGPAWISRKNLKLERLLSQSYRKDELLVFYKRKPTEKDVNTIRESFRKAGFKADNIQIGSCGNCDIPVQRWRAKGIHTLLSGNSIRAGSGPAATTVGESYSLNFLNQVPAPSVNELDEGLKRRIEAGRKHNPQHKKHEIVIAVLDTGFDPKLADPQYLWGEAAGTKGEKCYQDVHAGWNFVQDNGNFEDDNPARHGTIVSQYIINQFKHSKTNGVKIMALKTHDRNGVGDLFSIICGINFAIAKGAKIINASWGFYYYFDTPMPYLKTLITGVLRKKGILFVTAAGNQIAADDLIARQIYQAEYGVTLTDDQLRNLAIHNFYPAQLSTATNSVIVATTTDGRTVSATQNYSNKFVELGVMADQFTRLGMDFEVPFEGVVGAFISGSSFATAIASGTIGANCDPALYVPGIQKQAFLQSLKTIGLADGSGNILTDLPPLSKKYVKNGSCLK encoded by the coding sequence ATGAACCACCAAAATGAAAACCCGAAACGCCCCGCAGGACCAGCCTGGATCAGCCGGAAGAACCTGAAACTGGAAAGATTGCTTAGCCAGTCGTACCGCAAGGATGAGTTACTGGTCTTTTACAAAAGAAAACCGACAGAAAAAGATGTAAATACCATCCGTGAGTCTTTCCGGAAAGCTGGTTTTAAGGCTGATAACATTCAAATCGGCAGTTGTGGCAATTGCGATATCCCGGTACAGCGCTGGAGGGCCAAAGGGATCCATACCCTGCTCAGCGGCAATTCCATCAGGGCCGGATCGGGGCCTGCAGCTACCACCGTAGGGGAATCCTATTCCCTGAACTTTTTAAACCAGGTGCCGGCCCCCTCAGTAAACGAACTTGACGAAGGCCTGAAGCGTAGAATTGAAGCAGGAAGAAAACATAACCCACAGCACAAGAAGCATGAAATTGTGATTGCGGTACTGGATACCGGCTTCGATCCTAAACTGGCAGACCCGCAATATCTTTGGGGGGAAGCAGCTGGAACGAAAGGAGAAAAATGTTATCAGGATGTACATGCCGGCTGGAATTTTGTGCAGGACAATGGCAATTTTGAAGACGATAACCCTGCCCGGCATGGTACAATAGTAAGTCAGTATATCATCAACCAGTTCAAACATTCCAAAACCAATGGGGTAAAAATCATGGCCTTGAAAACCCATGACCGGAATGGTGTGGGCGACCTGTTCAGCATCATCTGCGGTATCAATTTCGCCATAGCCAAGGGGGCAAAGATCATCAATGCCAGCTGGGGCTTTTATTACTATTTTGATACGCCGATGCCTTACCTGAAAACGCTGATTACAGGTGTACTCAGGAAAAAGGGCATTCTGTTTGTCACTGCTGCGGGCAACCAGATCGCGGCCGACGATTTAATTGCCCGGCAGATCTATCAGGCAGAATACGGGGTCACCTTAACAGACGATCAGCTGCGTAACCTGGCCATTCATAACTTTTATCCCGCCCAGCTCAGTACGGCAACCAATAGTGTAATTGTGGCTACAACTACCGATGGACGCACCGTGAGCGCTACGCAAAACTATTCAAACAAGTTTGTGGAACTGGGCGTAATGGCCGATCAGTTTACAAGGCTGGGAATGGATTTTGAAGTGCCCTTTGAAGGTGTGGTGGGTGCTTTTATCAGTGGTTCATCTTTTGCTACGGCAATTGCCAGTGGTACTATAGGTGCCAATTGTGATCCCGCACTTTATGTGCCTGGTATTCAGAAACAAGCCTTTTTACAATCGCTGAAAACAATTGGGCTTGCTGATGGCAGCGGAAATATCCTGACAGACCTGCCCCCGCTTAGCAAAAAGTATGTGAAAAACGGATCCTGTCTGAAGTAA
- a CDS encoding RagB/SusD family nutrient uptake outer membrane protein — protein sequence MKTQHKTTLVLAIALLMSVFTGCKKDFFDLKDRNALDSQIWNNEGAIQFLLNDTYDVVMPEFPYEYSANNVIYASDEDRFSSSDAIMRKAIGVNGSLVSNDVKFIATKYQGTKGDNRYFDIARCNTALKEIPGGNLAQDIKNKLRGQFYALRALSYFELVRLYGGVPLVLEPQNPDNVKLEGRAKAAECFKSIVSDLDSAMTLLNGVTWNDATERGKFTRKAAAALKGRVLLYWASPQFNPVSDPAHPYDASRWQMAYLACKDAYDICKASGTALMQNYSDVFLKEGTVNTEAIIVRSYSSGVAKRGQNVEAKVRPGQEGGSASAFQPTLQLVESYPMKDGVPIGQGSSYTYDPVLFWLNRDPRFDATIAYNGSNWKLSGNAARRQWNYLKNASEGSTGILGFYMKRFANPDLAKGSVSYSNDFGGNGMDWIELRYAEVILNYAECANEVGNLTEAKNLVREIRIRAGIQQGAKDYGLALATNTTQMRDLIMEERKIEFAFEGKRGYDLRRTRRFHLLAGQMRILVWETKTDALRTELEAINPATGAMFREGVNVNDKTTFEKYFKTTVNTVGVTGFSIPETYYFYALPSTFMNSSPLLEQTIGWDGGTFDPL from the coding sequence ATGAAAACTCAACATAAAACAACATTAGTTCTGGCAATAGCTTTATTAATGTCTGTATTTACAGGTTGCAAAAAGGATTTTTTTGACCTGAAGGACAGAAATGCACTTGATTCCCAAATCTGGAACAACGAAGGAGCAATACAATTTTTGCTAAATGATACTTACGATGTAGTGATGCCGGAATTTCCATATGAATATTCAGCAAATAATGTGATTTATGCCAGCGATGAGGATCGTTTTTCTTCAAGTGATGCCATCATGAGAAAAGCAATTGGTGTAAACGGCTCTTTAGTATCCAACGATGTTAAATTTATAGCTACCAAATACCAGGGTACAAAAGGTGACAATAGGTATTTTGATATAGCACGATGCAATACAGCTCTAAAAGAAATACCAGGAGGGAATCTTGCTCAGGATATTAAAAATAAACTTCGGGGGCAGTTTTACGCGCTACGCGCACTATCGTATTTTGAACTGGTGCGTTTATATGGAGGGGTGCCTTTAGTGTTGGAACCACAAAATCCGGATAATGTGAAACTGGAAGGCAGGGCAAAAGCTGCAGAATGTTTTAAATCTATTGTAAGTGATCTCGATTCTGCAATGACATTGTTAAATGGCGTAACATGGAATGATGCAACTGAACGCGGTAAATTCACACGGAAGGCAGCTGCCGCACTAAAAGGTAGGGTATTGTTGTATTGGGCCAGTCCGCAATTTAATCCAGTTAGCGACCCTGCTCATCCTTATGATGCAAGCAGATGGCAAATGGCCTATCTTGCATGCAAGGATGCATATGATATTTGTAAGGCTTCGGGAACTGCGCTGATGCAAAACTATTCGGATGTGTTTCTGAAAGAAGGCACGGTAAATACAGAAGCAATTATTGTAAGATCTTATTCCAGCGGGGTTGCCAAAAGAGGACAAAATGTAGAAGCGAAAGTAAGACCAGGGCAAGAGGGTGGTTCAGCATCTGCTTTTCAGCCAACGCTTCAACTTGTAGAAAGCTATCCAATGAAAGATGGAGTGCCAATAGGTCAGGGGTCTTCATACACTTATGATCCTGTATTGTTCTGGTTAAATCGTGATCCAAGGTTTGATGCCACAATAGCTTATAATGGATCGAATTGGAAACTAAGTGGGAATGCCGCGCGCAGGCAATGGAATTACCTTAAGAATGCGTCTGAAGGAAGTACTGGGATTCTGGGCTTTTATATGAAGCGTTTCGCAAATCCTGATCTGGCTAAGGGGTCAGTTAGTTATTCAAATGATTTTGGCGGGAACGGCATGGATTGGATAGAATTACGCTATGCGGAGGTAATCCTGAACTATGCAGAATGTGCTAATGAAGTAGGGAACCTTACGGAAGCCAAAAATCTGGTAAGGGAAATACGAATTCGTGCGGGTATACAACAAGGTGCCAAAGATTATGGTTTGGCACTGGCAACAAATACAACCCAGATGCGTGATTTGATTATGGAAGAAAGAAAGATTGAATTTGCATTTGAAGGTAAGCGTGGTTACGACCTTAGGCGCACACGACGTTTTCACTTGTTAGCAGGCCAGATGCGCATACTTGTTTGGGAAACTAAAACGGATGCGCTCAGAACCGAGCTGGAGGCCATAAACCCTGCTACGGGTGCGATGTTCCGTGAGGGGGTTAATGTAAACGATAAGACGACTTTCGAAAAGTATTTCAAAACAACTGTAAACACGGTAGGCGTAACTGGTTTTAGTATTCCCGAAACTTATTATTTTTATGCCTTACCTTCTACTTTTATGAATTCCAGTCCTTTGCTTGAGCAAACAATCGGATGGGACGGAGGAACTTTCGATCCTTTGTAA
- a CDS encoding SusC/RagA family TonB-linked outer membrane protein: MKQILQTHRYSFRLNKVWKPFLASMLLSSAAYSSPMSSPARDASPARKQFMQIVVTGTVKDGKQQAIPGVSVKVKGSNAGTSTDVNGNYRLNLPLGTETLIFSSIGFGTKEVAVSGRTTLNVTLEEGTAGLDEVVVIGYGTTKKRDLTGSVVSVKSEEITARPGPNPMESLQGRVAGLDITRSSGQAGEGVNLQLRGTRSIAASGLPLFIINGLPGDYATLNPYDIETIDVLKDAASTAVYGAAGANGVIIITTKSGKAGKLNIDFNSYYGNNGWSVVPEALSKEQYLEAKREAYKYNFDGATRKWVTTAVTAANGFPQAGPPQWQSPANDEAIFGPERYKLFNEGNFVNWADVFMRDNAALQNYSLAASGGTDATKAYVSFNLNDEKGQYIGDDYKLYSTSMRLDHKIRKWLSIGANLQASYVDRNKAQDKLENAIVTDPLVQPYKADGSINPDLGSNVYNLLLDYQPGVYGNVDNNTKVFFNPYVEIRPVKGLTILSRGGVRMDYLNTYRFDGVGSVNYTYVNANIARARINQNRYQQYQWENVLTYNYLLGTDHDFTFTGVTSYFHTQDTRTEMGQAVANNKFKWYRFTPDVNSTTTSSYTMSKTFGLMGRVNYAYKGKYLFSASIRRDGSSVLYETNKWDNFPALSAGWRVSDEKFMEGTKKYINNLKVRATWGIAGTAYIPANSSSSFVEQSNMSLGGELVPIYRSSQFITNPNLVWEKSKTLNLGMDLGLFNNRIDMALDYYNTNTDGVIYNFNSPIIYGAYRSGSTPYQTYLNIAKTNNKGFELTMNTRNIVGKNFEWSSSIAFTRNKEKILKLSDGTANNITNNVAAGDNRAGGNYALTIGEPIATFRNYKIDGIWQIGEEADAGAFGRRPGDLKVNTPGLVKLADGVFRREGTDLYYYTNLADAQRFNPALTAASSLYTYNNTNDFQTIGHNTPDFSLGFQNNFKYKNFDLGIYSYLRWGQTINYVMMGWYNPSALATVASPPRTFLSSFNYWTPENPSNDFPVMNVLASPSSMTGFSGLNYVDGSFFKIKNITLGYTLPENIAKKIAMRKVRFYSTLTNPLVITKSHLLKDYDPEMNGEMDYPLTKQFVFGLNVSF; encoded by the coding sequence ATGAAGCAAATTTTACAAACCCACCGTTACTCATTTAGATTGAACAAGGTGTGGAAGCCTTTTCTGGCCTCTATGTTGTTGTCATCGGCGGCTTACAGCAGCCCAATGAGTTCCCCTGCCAGAGACGCCAGTCCTGCCCGAAAGCAATTTATGCAGATCGTGGTTACCGGTACTGTCAAAGACGGAAAACAGCAAGCCATTCCTGGTGTAAGCGTAAAAGTTAAAGGAAGTAATGCTGGTACCAGTACCGATGTTAACGGCAATTACCGCTTAAACCTGCCATTGGGTACTGAAACCCTGATTTTTAGTTCAATAGGCTTTGGTACAAAAGAGGTGGCTGTATCTGGCCGAACAACCTTAAATGTTACCCTGGAAGAAGGTACAGCCGGACTGGACGAAGTTGTGGTGATCGGTTATGGTACTACCAAAAAACGCGACCTTACCGGATCTGTTGTATCGGTAAAATCAGAGGAAATCACGGCCAGGCCAGGTCCGAACCCTATGGAATCTTTACAGGGTAGGGTAGCCGGGCTTGACATTACGCGTTCATCCGGACAAGCCGGAGAGGGCGTTAACCTGCAGTTACGCGGAACCAGGTCAATTGCCGCCAGTGGCTTGCCTTTATTTATCATCAATGGCTTGCCGGGTGACTATGCTACTTTAAACCCCTACGATATTGAAACCATTGATGTTTTAAAAGATGCTGCTTCAACCGCTGTGTATGGGGCCGCAGGAGCAAATGGTGTGATCATCATTACTACAAAAAGTGGAAAAGCAGGAAAATTAAACATCGATTTCAACTCTTATTATGGTAATAATGGCTGGTCGGTTGTTCCGGAGGCACTTAGCAAAGAACAGTACCTGGAGGCCAAAAGAGAGGCCTATAAATATAACTTTGATGGTGCAACCAGAAAATGGGTAACCACTGCAGTTACTGCAGCAAATGGATTTCCTCAAGCTGGTCCGCCTCAATGGCAATCCCCGGCAAACGATGAAGCCATTTTCGGGCCGGAAAGATATAAACTGTTCAATGAAGGCAATTTTGTGAATTGGGCAGATGTTTTCATGAGAGACAACGCGGCTTTGCAAAATTACAGCTTAGCTGCTTCCGGCGGTACTGATGCTACAAAAGCATACGTTTCATTTAATTTAAACGATGAAAAAGGCCAATATATCGGAGATGATTATAAACTCTATTCCACAAGCATGCGTCTGGATCACAAGATCAGAAAGTGGCTTTCTATTGGGGCTAACCTTCAGGCTTCTTATGTAGACAGGAATAAAGCGCAGGACAAACTGGAAAATGCCATTGTTACTGATCCTCTGGTACAGCCTTATAAAGCCGACGGATCTATAAACCCTGATTTGGGTAGCAACGTATACAATCTTTTACTCGATTATCAGCCTGGCGTTTATGGAAATGTAGACAACAACACAAAAGTCTTTTTTAATCCATATGTAGAAATCAGACCTGTAAAAGGACTCACCATTTTAAGTCGCGGGGGCGTGCGTATGGATTACTTAAATACTTATCGTTTTGATGGGGTGGGTTCTGTGAATTATACTTATGTAAATGCGAACATTGCCAGAGCCAGGATCAACCAGAACCGTTACCAGCAATATCAGTGGGAAAACGTGCTGACCTATAATTACCTGCTTGGAACAGACCATGACTTTACCTTTACCGGTGTTACCTCTTATTTTCACACTCAGGACACAAGAACTGAGATGGGCCAGGCCGTGGCCAACAATAAATTTAAATGGTACAGATTTACCCCCGATGTGAACAGTACCACCACATCTTCTTATACAATGTCTAAGACCTTCGGTTTAATGGGACGTGTCAATTATGCCTATAAAGGGAAGTATCTTTTTTCGGCTTCAATACGCAGGGACGGATCTTCGGTATTATACGAAACCAATAAGTGGGATAATTTCCCGGCACTGTCTGCTGGCTGGAGGGTTTCTGATGAGAAGTTTATGGAGGGTACAAAAAAATACATCAATAACCTGAAAGTTCGAGCCACCTGGGGTATTGCCGGAACCGCTTATATCCCTGCTAATTCTTCTTCCAGTTTTGTAGAGCAGTCCAATATGTCTTTAGGTGGTGAGCTTGTACCCATTTACAGGAGTTCGCAGTTTATTACCAATCCAAACCTGGTGTGGGAGAAGTCTAAAACATTGAACCTTGGTATGGATCTGGGATTATTTAACAACCGCATTGATATGGCGCTGGATTATTACAATACCAATACTGACGGAGTTATCTATAACTTCAATTCACCTATAATCTACGGGGCATACAGATCCGGCAGTACGCCTTATCAAACTTATCTCAACATTGCAAAGACCAATAACAAAGGTTTCGAACTCACCATGAATACACGTAATATTGTGGGTAAGAATTTTGAATGGAGCTCTTCAATTGCTTTCACGCGCAATAAGGAGAAAATTTTAAAACTGTCAGATGGTACTGCCAACAATATTACCAATAATGTGGCGGCAGGAGACAACCGTGCAGGGGGAAATTACGCGTTAACGATTGGCGAACCCATTGCTACATTTAGAAACTACAAAATTGATGGGATCTGGCAAATTGGCGAGGAAGCTGATGCCGGGGCATTTGGAAGACGTCCGGGAGACTTAAAGGTAAATACACCTGGTCTTGTTAAACTGGCCGACGGCGTATTTAGAAGAGAGGGTACAGACCTTTACTATTATACCAACCTTGCTGATGCGCAGCGGTTTAACCCTGCATTAACAGCTGCATCTTCCCTTTACACCTATAACAATACAAATGATTTTCAAACTATAGGACACAATACCCCTGATTTTTCACTGGGCTTCCAGAATAATTTTAAATACAAGAATTTTGATTTAGGGATCTATTCTTATTTGCGTTGGGGGCAAACCATCAACTACGTGATGATGGGGTGGTATAACCCAAGTGCATTGGCAACAGTTGCCAGTCCGCCAAGAACCTTCCTTTCCAGTTTTAACTATTGGACACCAGAAAATCCATCCAATGATTTTCCTGTAATGAATGTTCTTGCGTCCCCTTCAAGTATGACCGGATTTTCCGGACTGAATTATGTAGACGGGTCCTTCTTTAAAATCAAAAACATCACCCTGGGTTATACCTTGCCAGAAAACATTGCAAAAAAGATTGCCATGCGTAAAGTGCGTTTTTATAGTACCCTGACCAATCCATTGGTGATTACAAAAAGCCACTTGCTAAAAGACTACGATCCGGAAATGAATGGCGAGATGGATTATCCGTTAACCAAACAGTTTGTGTTCGGTTTAAATGTGTCATTTTAA
- a CDS encoding tetratricopeptide repeat protein: MEEQAYIAAYFEGTLPEEEKTAFEERCLNDPLFAREVADYVMMRDALREELHQQKHQRFAELYQEVAAETATRHPYFGIKNLVWYAAACIALIATWLIFFTNTPPKDLANAYAATHFKQLGVTMGAGEQERMQQGIAAFNNRHFTEASNIFKTLSKDSSLKAEAVKNLGITQLMAGDYTGAVDSFDALARMDLFTNPGLFYKAIALMQRSGPADIEAARKCLKEVVEQDLPGKSEAEVWLKKL, from the coding sequence ATGGAGGAACAGGCATACATAGCAGCTTATTTTGAAGGTACATTGCCAGAGGAAGAAAAGACAGCGTTTGAAGAGCGTTGCCTGAACGATCCCTTATTTGCGCGTGAAGTGGCAGACTATGTGATGATGCGCGATGCCTTGCGTGAGGAACTGCATCAGCAAAAACACCAGCGTTTCGCTGAACTATATCAGGAGGTGGCGGCTGAAACAGCAACAAGACATCCGTATTTTGGGATTAAAAACCTGGTCTGGTATGCTGCTGCCTGTATTGCTTTAATTGCGACCTGGCTTATTTTCTTTACCAACACGCCACCGAAGGATCTGGCCAATGCTTACGCAGCCACTCACTTTAAACAATTGGGGGTAACCATGGGCGCCGGGGAACAGGAAAGGATGCAGCAGGGAATTGCCGCCTTTAACAACAGGCATTTTACCGAAGCATCCAATATTTTTAAAACCTTAAGTAAGGACAGTTCCCTGAAGGCGGAAGCGGTTAAAAATCTGGGTATTACCCAATTGATGGCAGGCGACTATACAGGAGCGGTTGATAGTTTTGATGCACTCGCCAGGATGGACCTGTTTACCAATCCGGGACTGTTCTACAAGGCGATAGCACTGATGCAGCGTTCGGGACCTGCAGACATAGAAGCTGCCCGCAAATGCCTGAAGGAGGTTGTTGAGCAGGACCTGCCCGGAAAAAGTGAGGCTGAGGTCTGGTTGAAAAAACTATAA
- a CDS encoding RNA polymerase sigma factor, with product MSLVSDAALIEGLKAGGSQRQIFERDLYKAYFYLIQHGTKKYGITAEDAASAYSDAIISIIQQVLSARFEGRSTLKSYAYQIFSNKCVDLLRKETTNKRKADHGMSIDSLVMELPDGARNVVQQLIAKEQRTSLMLRLQEIGEKCKQVLLFFEDGYSDKEIAGIMEYNSAEVVKTSRLRCLDKLKKLMTGSSI from the coding sequence ATGAGTTTAGTTTCAGATGCTGCTTTGATTGAAGGACTGAAGGCGGGAGGATCACAACGTCAAATTTTCGAAAGAGATTTGTATAAGGCTTATTTTTACCTCATCCAGCATGGCACAAAGAAGTACGGCATCACTGCCGAAGATGCTGCCAGTGCCTATTCAGATGCCATTATCAGCATCATTCAGCAGGTGCTATCAGCCAGGTTCGAAGGCAGATCTACCCTGAAATCATACGCCTATCAAATATTTTCCAACAAATGTGTTGACCTTTTGCGAAAAGAAACGACTAATAAACGAAAGGCCGATCATGGAATGTCTATAGACAGCCTGGTAATGGAGCTGCCAGACGGCGCCAGGAATGTGGTGCAGCAACTGATTGCGAAAGAACAAAGGACAAGTCTGATGCTAAGGCTTCAGGAAATAGGTGAAAAATGTAAGCAGGTACTGCTATTTTTTGAAGATGGTTACAGCGACAAGGAAATTGCAGGCATAATGGAGTACAATTCGGCAGAGGTGGTAAAAACCAGCAGGTTGCGCTGTCTGGATAAATTAAAAAAACTAATGACAGGTAGCTCAATATAA